The Mesotoga infera genome segment ATAGTGTCGCCTGCAACTTAATTGGTCTTGAAGAAGAAGAGATTGTTGGAAAGAGAATGAATGATGTCATGGAAATATTCAATGAAGAGACGGGCGAATCAACTCAGATTCCAATTGAGAATATTATTGAGACTGGAAGGAAAATTGGTTTGGCTAATCACACATGTCTCAAGTCCAAGAATGGGAAGGTCTATTCAATAGCAGACTCGGCGGCTCCGATCGTCACGGATGATGGTGAAATCTCAGGAATTGTCTTGATCTTTAGGGATGTGACTGAAGAGAGGCAGAAGGAAGAGAGAATCGCTCATAGCGAATCGAGATATCGCGAACTGGTGCAGAATATGAATGGTGGCCTTATTATCCTCGATAGCCGTGATGACGGTGAGAGCTTTTTTCTCAAGGAGTTCAAGCCGCCGAGAGGAATCACAGAAAGCGTCGACTGTAACTTGTCGGGTGCGGATGTAAGAGATGTCTTTCAAACATTCGAGACGAGCGCGCTGTACGACGCAGTGAAAAAAACTTACAAAGACGGCGAACCTCGTAATGTTGGTCTCGAGCGATATATTTGTGGGGAGCAAGAGGGCTGGTGGGTGAACTATGTTTACCGGCTTCCTTCTGGTGAGATAGTGGATCTCAGTTATGATGTCACTGAAATGACAGAGCTTCAGAGATTCAAGGATGAGGCCGGTAGAAATCTCTTCAAGATTTCGAAAGCGATAGCCGGCAGGCGATTTTCCCTTGATGAATTCATGAGAGAAACGATTGAGAAAGTAGGTTCTTCTCTCAATGTTGATCGTGCAGGGATATATATGATGAACAAGGTCGGAGAAATGGAACTGATGCTTAGCTTTGATCTGCACGAAGGAAAGATAAGAACAGATAGATCACTCGCTATGGGCACGGATCTGGCTGGCGAATACGTAAACCTAGTGAGCGATAAGCGATTCTTAAGTGTTTCTGATGTTAAGCTTGAGAAAAGCAGTGCCTTCATAGACAGCCTTAAAGGGGCTGGCGTTGTAGCTATACTCGATATACCGTTGAAGATCAGGGGGAAAATCGTTGGATCTCTCTTCTGCGATATGGAAACCTCAAGGGAATGGACAGCTGACGAAAAGCAGTTCGCTGCATCAGTCGGAGACATCCTAACTCTTGCACTTGAAGAAGATGAACTAGTGAAGAGCGAACAGCGTTACAGAAATTTCTTCAAAATGAACGGGGCGATAATGCTGCTTATTGATCCATCAACAGGAAGAATTGTTGATGCAAATTCGGCCGCCTGCGAATTCTACAAATATGATGCCGATAAACTCAAGAAGCTTTCGATTAGGAATCTCACAGCAGACAGTCAAGGACTTAGAGAGATTAACAAGCTCCTTTCGGGAGAGACTCTCAGACTTGTAACACGGCAGAAGCAGGCCGGTGAGAAGATCATCGACGTGGAGATATTTGCTTCACCTTTCAAGTCTGCTGGAATGGAGTTGCTTAACCTCATAATAATTGATGTCACAGAAGCTCTGACTGCAAAGGACAGACTGGCCGAAGCCTTGAAGAAGGTGAACACATCGCTTGAAGGGGCGGTCGAGTTAGTCAGCAAAGTAGTTGAAGCGAGAGATCCTTATACTGCGGGGCATCAAGAGAATGTTAGCAAATTGGCCACAGCAATAGCGGAGAGACTTAGTCTGGAGAAAGAATCAATCAGATCAGTACGAATCGCCGGTCTACTTCACGATGTTGGAAAGGTCTCAATACCCGCCGAGATCCTTTCGAAGCCAGGAAAGCTTACTGATCTCGAGTGGTCCTTGATTAAACGTCACCCTGTCATTGGTTACGAAATACTTCGTGATGTGCAACTTGGCGGTCCGATAGCGGAGATTGTGAAGGACCATCATGAGAG includes the following:
- a CDS encoding PAS domain S-box protein; the encoded protein is MVLSITERLGRIIQRIESTEALNESEERYRVTLSSIGDAVLATDGFGMIVFANSVACNLIGLEEEEIVGKRMNDVMEIFNEETGESTQIPIENIIETGRKIGLANHTCLKSKNGKVYSIADSAAPIVTDDGEISGIVLIFRDVTEERQKEERIAHSESRYRELVQNMNGGLIILDSRDDGESFFLKEFKPPRGITESVDCNLSGADVRDVFQTFETSALYDAVKKTYKDGEPRNVGLERYICGEQEGWWVNYVYRLPSGEIVDLSYDVTEMTELQRFKDEAGRNLFKISKAIAGRRFSLDEFMRETIEKVGSSLNVDRAGIYMMNKVGEMELMLSFDLHEGKIRTDRSLAMGTDLAGEYVNLVSDKRFLSVSDVKLEKSSAFIDSLKGAGVVAILDIPLKIRGKIVGSLFCDMETSREWTADEKQFAASVGDILTLALEEDELVKSEQRYRNFFKMNGAIMLLIDPSTGRIVDANSAACEFYKYDADKLKKLSIRNLTADSQGLREINKLLSGETLRLVTRQKQAGEKIIDVEIFASPFKSAGMELLNLIIIDVTEALTAKDRLAEALKKVNTSLEGAVELVSKVVEARDPYTAGHQENVSKLATAIAERLSLEKESIRSVRIAGLLHDVGKVSIPAEILSKPGKLTDLEWSLIKRHPVIGYEILRDVQLGGPIAEIVKDHHERINGTGYPEGLEGSEISLESKIVAVADVVEAMVSHRPYRASRGLDEAIQEIEDNAGTLYDEEVVSACVDLIKSGFSIGRSDISKS